The proteins below are encoded in one region of Streptomyces roseirectus:
- a CDS encoding enoyl-CoA hydratase/isomerase family protein, translated as MTARLDTDKESGVAVVTLDRPEKLNAIDLPTARQLTGIWRALRFDDTVRAIALTATGTRAFCTGLDRDAVVPQPNSPYMQDDPLLRIGPKSNDLWKPVIAAVEGMACGGAFYLLGESEFVVAGESAQFFDPHTTYGMVSAYESVLMAQRMPYGEVARMMLMGTAERVSARRAYEVGLISELTDTGGALGIAVERARVLAGYPPEGVQGTVRALWSAREAALAHGFAQAPHLIALGNLPADRQNQLFTKRTQNFRIR; from the coding sequence ATGACCGCCCGCCTCGACACCGACAAGGAGTCCGGTGTCGCGGTCGTCACGCTCGACCGCCCGGAGAAACTCAACGCGATCGATCTGCCGACGGCACGTCAGCTGACGGGGATCTGGCGGGCGTTGCGCTTCGACGACACCGTCCGTGCGATCGCCCTCACCGCCACCGGCACCCGCGCCTTCTGCACCGGCCTCGACCGCGACGCCGTCGTACCACAGCCCAACTCCCCCTATATGCAGGACGATCCGCTTCTACGCATCGGCCCCAAATCCAACGACCTGTGGAAACCGGTGATCGCCGCCGTCGAGGGAATGGCGTGCGGTGGCGCTTTCTACCTGCTGGGCGAGAGCGAGTTCGTCGTGGCCGGCGAGAGCGCGCAGTTCTTCGACCCGCACACCACGTACGGAATGGTCAGCGCGTACGAGTCGGTGCTGATGGCGCAGCGGATGCCGTACGGCGAGGTCGCGCGGATGATGCTGATGGGCACGGCGGAACGGGTCTCCGCGCGCCGCGCGTACGAGGTGGGCCTCATCTCCGAACTCACCGATACGGGTGGGGCGTTGGGTATCGCCGTCGAGCGGGCGCGGGTGCTCGCCGGATATCCGCCGGAGGGCGTGCAGGGGACGGTGCGGGCGCTGTGGTCGGCGCGGGAGGCGGCGCTGGCGCACGGTTTCGCGCAGGCCCCGCACCTGATAGCGCTGGGAAATCTCCCGGCCGACCGACAGAATCAACTTTTCACAAAAAGAACCCAGAATTTCCGAATCCGCTGA
- a CDS encoding Zn-ribbon domain-containing OB-fold protein has translation MLTPLHDTDGAPFWEYAAQGELRVQTCARCAEPRFPPRPCCPNCRSFASDWRLTSGRGRIWSYVLPHPPLLPDYAAQAPYNVVLVELDDAPRVRLVGNVVTHPGAPLNSLDPNRIRIGARVQAVFPADGLPQWTLV, from the coding sequence ATGCTGACCCCGCTCCACGACACCGACGGCGCCCCCTTCTGGGAGTACGCGGCGCAGGGCGAACTCCGCGTCCAGACCTGCGCGCGGTGCGCCGAGCCCCGTTTCCCGCCCCGCCCCTGCTGCCCGAACTGCCGTTCGTTCGCGTCGGATTGGCGGCTCACCTCGGGACGGGGCCGCATCTGGTCGTACGTCCTCCCCCACCCGCCCCTCCTGCCCGACTACGCCGCCCAGGCCCCCTACAACGTCGTCCTCGTCGAACTCGACGACGCCCCCCGCGTCCGCCTGGTCGGCAACGTCGTCACCCACCCCGGCGCCCCGCTCAACTCCCTTGATCCGAACCGGATCCGGATCGGCGCGCGCGTCCAGGCGGTGTTCCCGGCCGACGGCCTCCCCCAGTGGACGCTGGTATGA
- a CDS encoding lipid-transfer protein, with amino-acid sequence MAGIKDATAIVGIGQTAFAKHLPEDERTLACRAVLAALDDAGISPAEVDALASYTMEETDEVELAKAVGFGDLTFFAKSPYGGGGSCATVAHLATAIAAGQASVGVAWRSRKRGSGPRPWTNTTAQLPTPAQWTRPFGLLRPADEIAMLARRHMHEYGTTRDHLFNVALACRNRANQNPAAIMYDRPLTREMYMTSRWISEPLCLFDNCLETDGALACVVVSAERARDCRRRPVYIHSAAQGLPAQHHGMVNYWNDDPLTGPSWATARHLWKQADFTPADVHVAQIYDAFTPLVPLSLEGYGFCGRGEGGPFTEGGALELGGRLPVNTGGGGLSEAYVHGFNLINEGVKQLRGTSTAQVPGAATCLVTAGEGVPTSALLLRT; translated from the coding sequence ATGGCCGGAATCAAGGACGCGACAGCCATCGTCGGCATAGGCCAGACGGCCTTCGCCAAGCACCTCCCGGAGGACGAACGCACCCTCGCCTGCCGCGCGGTCCTCGCCGCGCTGGACGACGCGGGGATCTCCCCCGCCGAGGTGGACGCCCTCGCCTCGTACACGATGGAGGAGACGGACGAGGTCGAACTCGCGAAGGCGGTCGGCTTCGGCGACCTGACCTTCTTCGCCAAGTCACCCTACGGCGGCGGAGGTTCGTGCGCGACCGTCGCCCACCTCGCCACCGCGATCGCCGCCGGCCAGGCGAGCGTCGGCGTCGCCTGGCGCTCACGCAAACGCGGCAGCGGCCCGCGCCCGTGGACGAACACGACGGCCCAACTCCCCACACCCGCCCAGTGGACGCGCCCCTTCGGCCTGCTGCGCCCCGCCGACGAGATCGCGATGCTGGCCCGCCGCCACATGCACGAGTACGGCACGACCCGCGACCACCTCTTCAACGTCGCCCTCGCCTGCCGCAACCGCGCCAACCAGAACCCGGCGGCGATCATGTACGACCGCCCGCTCACCCGCGAGATGTACATGACCTCGCGCTGGATCAGCGAACCCCTCTGCCTGTTCGACAACTGCCTGGAGACGGACGGGGCGTTGGCCTGCGTCGTCGTCTCGGCGGAGCGCGCCCGCGACTGCCGCCGCAGGCCGGTCTACATCCACTCCGCCGCCCAGGGCCTGCCCGCCCAGCACCACGGCATGGTCAACTACTGGAACGACGACCCGCTCACCGGACCTTCCTGGGCGACCGCTCGACACCTGTGGAAACAGGCCGACTTCACCCCGGCGGACGTCCATGTGGCCCAGATCTACGACGCGTTCACGCCGCTGGTCCCCCTCTCCCTGGAGGGGTACGGCTTCTGCGGGCGCGGCGAGGGCGGCCCGTTCACCGAGGGCGGCGCGCTGGAACTCGGCGGCCGGCTGCCGGTCAACACGGGCGGCGGCGGCCTGTCGGAGGCGTACGTGCACGGCTTCAACCTCATCAACGAGGGCGTGAAGCAGCTCAGGGGCACCAGCACCGCCCAGGTCCCCGGCGCCGCGACCTGCCTCGTCACGGCGGGCGAGGGCGTCCCCACCTCCGCCCTGCTGCTGAGGACGTGA
- a CDS encoding fatty acid--CoA ligase family protein, producing MWQSIPELVRWSAEKYGEAEAVVDGRVRVSYRELGRRVERAAAACAATGLRAGDRVGIWAPNSLEWIVAALGAVSAGGVLVPLNTRFKGAEAADVLRRSGARLLFVTGTFLGTSYVASLRRAAGEGAGTGPLPGLPELRDVVVLAEDAPEGFRAWGEFLAGGEGAAGGLTGMTGPGGGAGSTTGTTGPGDAPGGTTGTTGSGGGAGGTTGITGSSPSDIIFTSGTTGSPKGAVITHEQTLRGYDAWSELAGLREGDRYLVVNPFFHTFGYKAGVIACLTRGATIIPQPVFDVTTALANIAAERVTVLPGPPTLHQSLLDHPARASYDLSSLRLVVTGAAVVPLRLVERLRDELGVATVLTAYGLSEASGIVTMCRRGDSPEVIATTSGRAIPGTEVRVADAAGAALPPGEPGEVLVRGFNVMRGYYGDDRATREVITPDGWLRTGDVGVLDEAGNLRITDRIKDMFIVGGFNAYPAEIEQILGLHPAVADVAVVGIPDARLGEVGKAYVVRRAGSVTTGDDLIAWARREMANYKVPRLVEFVGELPRNASGKVVKGLLRT from the coding sequence ATGTGGCAGAGCATTCCCGAGCTGGTGCGTTGGTCGGCCGAGAAGTACGGGGAGGCCGAGGCCGTGGTCGACGGGCGGGTCCGGGTCTCCTACCGGGAGCTCGGGCGGCGGGTGGAGCGGGCGGCGGCGGCCTGCGCCGCGACGGGGCTGCGGGCCGGGGACCGGGTGGGGATCTGGGCGCCGAACTCGCTGGAGTGGATCGTCGCGGCGCTCGGGGCGGTGTCGGCGGGGGGTGTGCTGGTGCCGCTCAACACGCGCTTCAAGGGGGCCGAGGCGGCGGACGTGCTGCGGCGCAGCGGGGCACGGCTGCTGTTCGTGACGGGGACGTTCCTGGGGACGTCGTACGTCGCGTCCCTGCGGAGGGCGGCGGGGGAGGGGGCGGGGACGGGGCCGCTGCCGGGGCTGCCGGAGCTGCGGGACGTCGTGGTGCTGGCGGAGGACGCGCCGGAGGGGTTCCGGGCGTGGGGGGAGTTCCTGGCGGGCGGGGAGGGGGCGGCCGGGGGGCTTACGGGTATGACGGGTCCCGGCGGGGGCGCCGGAAGTACTACGGGTACTACAGGTCCCGGCGATGCCCCCGGAGGTACTACGGGTACTACGGGTTCCGGCGGGGGCGCCGGAGGTACTACGGGTATTACGGGCTCCTCCCCCTCCGACATCATCTTCACCTCAGGTACTACGGGTAGCCCCAAGGGTGCCGTCATCACCCACGAGCAGACCCTCCGGGGCTACGACGCGTGGAGCGAGCTCGCGGGGCTGCGGGAGGGGGACCGGTACCTCGTCGTGAACCCCTTCTTCCACACGTTCGGCTACAAGGCCGGGGTGATCGCCTGCCTGACGCGGGGCGCGACGATCATTCCGCAGCCGGTGTTCGACGTGACGACCGCGCTGGCGAACATCGCGGCGGAGCGCGTCACCGTCCTGCCCGGCCCGCCCACGCTCCACCAGTCCCTGCTGGACCACCCCGCGCGGGCGTCGTACGACCTGTCGTCGCTGCGGCTGGTGGTGACCGGCGCGGCCGTCGTCCCGCTGCGGCTCGTGGAGCGGCTGCGCGACGAGCTGGGCGTCGCGACGGTGCTGACCGCGTACGGGCTCTCCGAGGCGAGCGGCATCGTCACGATGTGCCGGCGCGGCGACAGCCCGGAGGTGATCGCGACGACGTCGGGCCGCGCGATCCCCGGCACGGAGGTCAGGGTGGCGGACGCGGCGGGTGCCGCGCTGCCGCCGGGCGAGCCGGGGGAGGTGCTGGTACGGGGCTTCAACGTCATGCGCGGGTACTACGGGGACGACAGGGCGACCCGGGAGGTGATCACCCCGGACGGCTGGCTGCGTACCGGAGACGTAGGGGTCCTGGACGAGGCCGGCAATTTGCGGATCACCGACCGGATCAAGGACATGTTCATCGTGGGTGGTTTCAACGCCTACCCGGCCGAGATAGAGCAGATCCTGGGGCTGCATCCGGCCGTCGCGGACGTCGCCGTCGTCGGCATACCGGACGCCCGCCTTGGAGAGGTCGGCAAGGCGTACGTCGTGCGGCGGGCGGGTTCTGTGACGACCGGGGACGATCTGATCGCCTGGGCGAGGCGTGAGATGGCGAACTACAAGGTGCCCCGACTTGTCGAGTTCGTGGGCGAGTTGCCCCGGAATGCGAGCGGGAAAGTGGTCAAGGGGCTGTTGCGGACCTGA
- a CDS encoding AfsR/SARP family transcriptional regulator has product MDDRVPRVPGQGRRDPSDDEDAASLRFGVLGPVRAWRDDGPLPTGSPQQRAVLATLLLREGRTVTPGELIDALWGEDPPSQALAALRTYVSRLRKVLSSRMLVSEAGGYALRDPDGAVALDLTAAQALSEDAEKAWASGDVRAARDRLNHALGLWEGEALAGVPGPYAEAQRVRLEEWRLKLIENRLDLDLELGRHAEAVSELTSLTAEHPLRERLRELLMLALYRSGRQAEALAVYADTRRLLAEELGVDPRPGLRDLQERILRADPALAEPEAPAAEAPVVRILPAQLPASVPDFTGRETLARELGEALVAESGAEQRVMAVSAVAGIGGVGKTTLAVHVAHQARSAFPDGQLYVDLQGASSRPADPQAVLGAFLRALGTADPAIPDSLQERAALFRTLLDGRRVLVLLDNARDAAQVRPLLPGTAGCAALVTSRTRMVDVAGAHLIDLDVMAPHEALDLFTRIVGAERVASERESALDVVAACGFLPLAIRIAASRLAARRTWTVSVLADKLADERRRLDELQAGDLAVKATFELGYGQLEPAQARAFRLLGLADGPDISLAAAAAVLDLPADDTEDLLESLVDTSLLESAAPGRYRFHDLVRLYARACAERDQLPASERESALARLLDFYLATAAGVYAIERPGDRLVEQLEQTAYPGLKFGDRHDAQDWLYAEAGALLSCVRQSIGDGRLRRAVDLLWVAKDLAESGANAREYEVAANEALQQARSADDRHAHGRALITLTDVHLVAGRFDRADAAAVEALRVTDDADDPVPRCWAPNTRGIIALYQGRHAEGERHLTVAFDNFRANKNRAGEASVLCNLSRIHLATGRVDSAVTLAHQGIGIYDETGNALRGANGRYALGLALTESGLLTTAAEILRDALDVFRDSRQRLWEGMTLFRLAEVDLAAHRPAQAAAHADLALTVLRGIGGEWRRGLVLTVLGRALSGLGQAGRAHVCWTEALGIYEELRAPEAEEVRGLLDLSAVV; this is encoded by the coding sequence ATGGACGACCGAGTACCGCGCGTGCCGGGACAGGGGCGCCGCGACCCCTCGGACGACGAGGACGCGGCGAGTCTGAGGTTCGGTGTGCTCGGGCCGGTACGGGCGTGGCGGGACGACGGCCCGCTGCCCACCGGTTCGCCCCAACAGCGCGCTGTGCTCGCGACGTTGCTGCTGCGCGAGGGCCGGACGGTGACCCCGGGTGAACTGATCGACGCGCTGTGGGGCGAGGATCCGCCGTCGCAGGCGCTGGCAGCGCTGCGGACGTACGTGTCCCGGCTGCGGAAGGTGCTGTCGTCGCGCATGCTGGTCAGCGAGGCCGGGGGCTACGCACTGCGGGACCCGGACGGCGCCGTCGCGCTCGACCTCACGGCGGCACAGGCGCTGTCCGAGGACGCGGAGAAGGCGTGGGCGTCCGGCGATGTCCGGGCCGCGCGCGACCGGTTGAACCACGCGCTCGGCCTGTGGGAGGGCGAGGCGCTGGCGGGGGTGCCGGGACCGTACGCGGAGGCGCAGCGCGTCCGCCTGGAGGAGTGGCGGCTCAAACTCATCGAGAACCGGCTCGACCTGGACCTGGAGCTGGGCAGACACGCCGAAGCCGTCTCGGAGTTGACCTCCCTCACCGCCGAACACCCCCTCAGAGAGCGGCTGCGCGAGCTGCTGATGCTCGCGCTGTACCGAAGTGGCCGTCAGGCGGAGGCACTCGCCGTGTACGCCGACACGCGCCGCCTCCTCGCCGAGGAGCTGGGCGTCGACCCCCGCCCCGGCCTGCGCGACCTCCAGGAACGCATCCTGCGCGCCGACCCCGCGCTCGCCGAACCCGAGGCACCGGCCGCCGAAGCCCCCGTCGTACGTATTCTGCCCGCTCAACTCCCCGCTTCGGTACCGGATTTCACCGGGCGCGAGACGCTGGCCCGGGAACTGGGCGAGGCGTTGGTGGCGGAGTCCGGCGCCGAGCAGCGGGTGATGGCCGTCTCTGCGGTCGCCGGGATCGGCGGCGTGGGCAAGACGACGCTCGCCGTGCACGTCGCCCACCAGGCCCGATCCGCCTTCCCCGACGGGCAGTTGTACGTCGACCTGCAAGGCGCGAGCTCGCGTCCCGCCGACCCGCAGGCCGTCCTCGGCGCGTTCCTGCGCGCCCTCGGTACCGCCGACCCGGCGATCCCCGACTCGCTCCAGGAGCGCGCGGCGCTGTTCCGCACGCTGCTGGACGGCCGCCGGGTCCTCGTCCTGCTCGACAACGCCCGGGACGCCGCCCAGGTACGGCCGTTGCTGCCGGGCACGGCCGGCTGCGCGGCGCTGGTGACCTCGCGCACGCGGATGGTGGACGTCGCCGGGGCGCACCTGATCGACCTCGACGTGATGGCTCCGCACGAGGCGCTGGACCTCTTCACGCGCATCGTCGGCGCCGAACGCGTCGCGTCCGAACGGGAGTCGGCGCTCGACGTCGTCGCGGCGTGCGGTTTCCTGCCGCTCGCGATCCGTATCGCCGCCTCCCGGCTCGCCGCCCGGCGCACCTGGACCGTGTCGGTGCTCGCGGACAAACTCGCCGACGAGAGACGCAGGTTGGACGAACTCCAGGCGGGCGACCTCGCCGTGAAGGCCACTTTCGAGCTGGGCTACGGGCAGTTGGAGCCCGCGCAGGCCCGCGCCTTCCGTCTCCTCGGCCTCGCCGACGGCCCCGACATCTCGCTGGCCGCCGCCGCGGCCGTCCTCGACCTCCCGGCGGACGACACCGAGGACCTGCTGGAATCCCTCGTCGACACCTCGCTCCTGGAGTCGGCGGCGCCCGGCCGCTACCGCTTCCACGACCTGGTCCGGCTCTACGCGCGGGCATGCGCGGAACGTGACCAACTCCCCGCGAGCGAACGGGAGTCGGCGCTCGCCCGGCTGCTGGACTTCTACCTCGCGACGGCCGCCGGGGTGTACGCGATCGAGCGGCCCGGCGACCGGCTGGTGGAACAGCTGGAGCAAACCGCCTACCCCGGGCTGAAGTTCGGGGACCGGCACGACGCGCAGGACTGGCTGTACGCCGAGGCGGGCGCGCTGCTGTCCTGCGTACGCCAGTCCATCGGCGACGGCAGACTGCGCCGCGCGGTCGACCTGCTGTGGGTCGCGAAGGACCTCGCGGAGTCCGGGGCCAACGCCCGCGAGTACGAGGTGGCCGCCAACGAGGCTCTGCAGCAAGCCCGTTCGGCCGACGACCGGCACGCGCACGGCCGGGCGCTGATCACCCTCACGGACGTCCATCTCGTCGCCGGCCGCTTCGACCGGGCCGACGCCGCGGCCGTCGAGGCGCTGCGGGTCACCGACGACGCCGACGACCCCGTCCCGCGCTGCTGGGCGCCCAACACCCGGGGAATCATCGCCCTTTACCAGGGGCGGCACGCGGAGGGCGAGCGGCATCTCACGGTCGCGTTCGACAACTTCCGCGCCAACAAGAACCGGGCGGGCGAGGCGAGCGTCCTGTGCAACCTCTCCCGCATCCACCTCGCGACCGGCCGCGTCGACAGCGCGGTGACGCTGGCGCACCAGGGCATCGGCATCTACGACGAGACCGGCAACGCCCTGCGCGGCGCCAACGGCCGGTACGCGCTGGGGCTCGCGCTCACCGAGAGCGGGCTGCTGACCACCGCCGCCGAGATCCTGCGGGACGCGCTCGACGTCTTCCGCGACAGCCGCCAGCGCCTGTGGGAGGGCATGACGCTGTTCCGGCTCGCCGAGGTCGACCTCGCCGCCCACCGGCCCGCGCAGGCCGCCGCCCACGCCGACCTCGCGCTGACCGTGCTGCGCGGCATCGGCGGCGAGTGGCGCCGGGGCCTGGTCCTCACGGTCCTCGGCCGCGCCCTCAGCGGACTCGGGCAGGCCGGCCGCGCACACGTCTGCTGGACCGAGGCTCTGGGGATCTACGAGGAGCTGCGGGCGCCGGAGGCGGAGGAGGTACGGGGGCTGCTGGACCTGTCGGCGGTGGTGTAG
- a CDS encoding amidohydrolase family protein → MENTTEFPLIISVDDHTVEPARVWQDRLPKKFLDTGPRVVRAPLKEMTFLGGHFKPVMGEKGDEGPLGDWWLFENLRRPLTRLDTAVGFSRDEIRLEVITYDQMRPGSYDVPERLTDMDVNHVRSAVCFPTFPRFCGQTFTEASDRELGLLCVRAYNDWMVEEWCGPQARGRLIPLTLIPLWDAELAAAEVRRNAARGVRAVAFSEIPPHLGLPSVHSDAWDPFLAACDETGTVIAMHIGSSSRMPSTSKDAPPAVGSTITFANCCFSMVDWLMSGKFERFPNLKVMYAEGQIGWIPYILERADVVWEENRGWGGVADKVHRPPSELFADHVYGCFFDDAFGLRNLDAIGVGNVLYETDYPHSDSTWPKSREVGEAQMGHLDADTVDRIVRRNAIDLLGLTADGLWPGPR, encoded by the coding sequence ATGGAGAACACGACAGAGTTCCCGCTGATCATCTCCGTCGACGACCACACCGTCGAACCCGCGCGGGTCTGGCAGGACCGGCTCCCGAAGAAGTTCCTCGACACCGGCCCGAGAGTCGTCCGGGCGCCGCTGAAGGAAATGACCTTTCTGGGCGGGCACTTCAAGCCCGTGATGGGTGAGAAGGGCGACGAGGGCCCGCTCGGCGACTGGTGGCTCTTCGAGAACCTGCGCCGCCCGCTCACCCGCCTCGACACCGCCGTCGGGTTCAGCCGCGACGAGATCCGCCTAGAGGTCATCACCTACGACCAGATGCGGCCCGGCTCCTACGACGTGCCCGAGCGGCTGACCGACATGGACGTCAACCACGTCCGGTCGGCGGTGTGTTTCCCCACCTTCCCGAGGTTCTGCGGCCAGACCTTCACCGAGGCGAGCGACCGTGAACTCGGGCTGCTGTGCGTCCGGGCGTACAACGACTGGATGGTGGAGGAGTGGTGCGGCCCGCAGGCGCGCGGCCGGCTGATCCCGCTCACCCTGATCCCGTTGTGGGACGCCGAGTTGGCCGCCGCCGAGGTCCGCCGCAACGCCGCACGGGGCGTGCGCGCCGTCGCGTTCTCCGAGATCCCGCCCCACCTCGGCCTGCCGTCCGTGCACTCCGACGCCTGGGACCCCTTCCTCGCCGCGTGCGACGAGACCGGCACCGTCATCGCCATGCACATCGGCTCCAGCAGCCGCATGCCGTCCACCTCCAAGGACGCGCCCCCGGCGGTCGGTTCGACCATCACCTTCGCCAACTGCTGCTTCTCCATGGTCGATTGGCTGATGAGCGGTAAGTTCGAACGCTTCCCGAACCTCAAAGTCATGTACGCCGAGGGCCAGATCGGCTGGATCCCCTACATCCTGGAGCGCGCCGACGTGGTGTGGGAGGAGAACCGCGGCTGGGGCGGCGTCGCCGACAAGGTGCACCGGCCGCCGTCCGAACTCTTCGCCGACCACGTCTACGGCTGCTTCTTCGACGACGCCTTCGGGCTGCGCAACCTCGACGCGATCGGCGTCGGCAACGTCCTCTACGAGACCGACTACCCCCACTCCGACTCGACTTGGCCCAAGTCGCGCGAGGTCGGCGAGGCCCAGATGGGCCACCTCGACGCCGACACCGTCGACCGCATCGTCCGCCGCAACGCCATCGACCTGCTCGGCCTGACCGCCGACGGCCTCTGGCCGGGCCCGAGATGA
- a CDS encoding LLM class F420-dependent oxidoreductase: MTRRLAYGIQLPVQSQSRIYVEPWELDAGAAELTAVARAADEAGFAYVACCDHVAIPRRLADAMGTVWYDPVATLAHLAAVTTRVRLLSHVAVAALRHPLLTAKQYATVDHLSGGRLILGVGAGHVQEEFAALGVDFARRGAVLDETLDALRAALGPDEFVSHQGELYAYEDLGQRPRPVQAHVPVWVGGSSPAAVRRAALKGDGWLPQGDPRDRLPAQIETIRQLRSHDGEFTVGAIAEPLYVGEPGWDVGRRTLTGRPEALADSLGEYAELGVDQIQVRFRSRSVDELTDQMGMFGTEVAPLLTSVRQLS; encoded by the coding sequence ATGACCCGCCGCCTCGCCTACGGCATCCAGCTCCCCGTCCAGTCCCAGAGCCGCATCTACGTCGAACCCTGGGAACTCGACGCCGGAGCGGCCGAGTTGACGGCCGTGGCGCGCGCGGCGGACGAGGCGGGGTTCGCGTACGTCGCCTGCTGCGACCACGTCGCGATCCCGCGCCGCCTCGCGGACGCCATGGGCACCGTCTGGTACGACCCCGTCGCCACCCTCGCCCACCTCGCCGCCGTCACCACCCGCGTGCGCCTGCTCAGCCATGTCGCGGTCGCCGCGCTGCGCCATCCGCTGCTCACCGCCAAGCAGTACGCGACCGTCGACCACCTCTCGGGCGGCCGGCTGATCCTCGGTGTCGGAGCGGGCCACGTCCAGGAGGAGTTCGCGGCCCTCGGCGTCGACTTCGCCCGCCGGGGAGCCGTCCTGGACGAGACCCTGGACGCCCTGCGCGCGGCTCTGGGGCCGGACGAATTCGTCAGCCACCAGGGCGAGTTGTACGCCTACGAGGACCTGGGCCAGCGCCCCCGCCCCGTCCAGGCGCACGTACCCGTCTGGGTCGGCGGCTCCTCGCCCGCCGCCGTCCGCCGCGCCGCCCTCAAGGGCGACGGCTGGCTGCCGCAGGGCGATCCGCGCGACCGGCTGCCCGCCCAGATCGAGACGATCCGGCAACTCCGGTCGCACGACGGTGAGTTCACCGTCGGGGCCATCGCCGAACCGCTGTACGTCGGGGAGCCCGGCTGGGACGTCGGACGCCGTACGCTCACCGGAAGGCCCGAGGCGCTGGCCGACTCACTGGGCGAGTACGCCGAGTTGGGGGTGGACCAGATCCAAGTCAGGTTCAGAAGCAGGTCCGTTGACGAACTCACCGACCAGATGGGGATGTTCGGCACGGAGGTGGCGCCGCTCCTCACGTCTGTGAGGCAGCTCTCTTGA
- a CDS encoding response regulator transcription factor, giving the protein MRSSERLSVALACADGTSWPHADWPAPDDSYVGRVWQVAPPYRTLAAVPLDVVLLNCVEPAHALPELTGALAGRGIPVIVVSGRRDVETVVGVFRGGAGYLVDGDYCTCMLSSAVMAATVGHTYLSPAACAALREGAREEPAGGGAVDRLRALLSPRERQIMELLSTGLGAQEIGLRLRLSEKTVRNNLSNIYAKLDARGSTDAVLRWLGATPVLRT; this is encoded by the coding sequence GTGAGATCCTCCGAAAGGCTCTCCGTAGCACTGGCCTGCGCGGACGGCACCAGCTGGCCGCACGCCGACTGGCCCGCGCCGGACGACTCGTACGTGGGCCGGGTCTGGCAAGTGGCCCCGCCCTACCGTACGTTGGCCGCCGTCCCGCTCGACGTCGTCCTGCTGAACTGTGTCGAACCCGCCCACGCCCTGCCGGAGTTGACCGGTGCCCTCGCCGGGCGCGGCATCCCGGTGATCGTGGTGAGCGGGCGGCGGGACGTCGAGACGGTCGTCGGGGTCTTCCGGGGCGGCGCGGGCTATCTGGTCGACGGCGACTACTGCACCTGCATGCTCTCCTCGGCCGTCATGGCGGCCACCGTCGGCCACACCTACCTGTCCCCGGCCGCCTGCGCCGCGCTGCGCGAAGGGGCCCGCGAGGAGCCCGCCGGAGGGGGTGCGGTGGACCGCCTGCGGGCCCTGCTGTCGCCGCGTGAGCGGCAGATCATGGAGCTGCTGTCGACGGGCCTCGGCGCCCAGGAGATCGGCTTACGGCTACGGCTCAGCGAGAAGACCGTGCGCAACAACCTCAGCAACATCTACGCGAAACTCGACGCCCGCGGGAGCACGGACGCGGTCCTGCGCTGGCTGGGAGCCACGCCCGTGCTTCGCACCTGA
- a CDS encoding SDR family NAD(P)-dependent oxidoreductase yields MDSTGKLDGRVVIVTGAARGQGEQEARLFATEGARVVVADVLDEQGSALAAELGCHYAHLDVREEDSWRAVLAAAKDAYGRVDGLVNNAGILRFNALTDTPLDEFMQVVRVNQVGCFLGIKTVAPELADGGTIVNTASYTALTGMAAVGAYAASKHAILGLTRVAALELAPRGIRVNAICPGAIDTAMSNPSLLDPSSDPEETSKALDGLYRKLVPLGRIGRPEEVARLALFLTSADSSYITGQPFVIDGGWLAGVSVI; encoded by the coding sequence ATGGACAGCACGGGCAAGTTGGACGGCCGGGTCGTGATCGTCACGGGCGCGGCCCGGGGGCAGGGCGAGCAGGAGGCACGCCTCTTCGCCACCGAGGGGGCACGGGTCGTCGTCGCGGACGTCCTCGACGAACAGGGCAGCGCGCTCGCCGCCGAACTCGGCTGCCACTACGCGCACTTGGACGTCCGGGAGGAGGACTCCTGGCGTGCGGTGCTCGCCGCCGCCAAGGACGCGTACGGGCGCGTGGACGGGCTCGTCAACAACGCCGGCATCCTGCGCTTCAACGCCCTCACCGACACCCCGCTCGACGAGTTCATGCAGGTCGTCCGGGTCAACCAGGTCGGCTGCTTCCTCGGCATCAAGACGGTCGCCCCCGAACTCGCCGACGGCGGCACGATCGTCAACACCGCGTCGTACACGGCGCTCACGGGCATGGCGGCGGTCGGCGCCTACGCCGCCAGCAAGCACGCGATCCTCGGCCTGACCCGGGTCGCCGCGCTGGAGCTGGCCCCGCGCGGCATCCGCGTCAACGCGATCTGCCCCGGCGCGATCGACACCGCGATGTCCAACCCCTCGCTGCTGGACCCGAGTTCGGACCCCGAGGAGACGTCGAAGGCGCTGGACGGCCTGTACCGCAAGCTCGTTCCGCTGGGCCGCATCGGGCGCCCGGAGGAGGTGGCGCGCCTCGCGCTGTTCCTGACGTCGGCGGACTCGTCGTACATCACCGGGCAGCCGTTCGTGATCGACGGCGGGTGGCTGGCCGGGGTCTCTGTGATCTGA